The genomic stretch GCATTAATCTTGATTAGGAGTCAGCACTTGTTCTACTAGGTTACTTAGTTGGCATGTATTGTCTGATTTAGGCATGCATGTGAGTTCTAGTCCTAGCTGAATCGTGCAAGAGTTGGTACCTGAGTAGAGTAGGAAATAGGAGTAATCCTAGTTTGATTAGGAGGTGAACTAAGTCCAAAAGCAGTTGCTGTGTCCGAGTTGTACTAGGAGGTCATGTACGGGTAGGACTAGGTCTAGCTGTGTTGGGTCGGTTGGTCGTGTATTTATACACGAGGTGTTGCGTGAGTTTGTAACACCGCAAGTATTGAGaaataaacagaaaaaaaagaTAAGGCACGATACgtgcctttggcgataattctttgTGTGTGTTAGTCTAGTTTCATGTGATTGATTCGTGGGCGAATTCCAACAGGTTAGATCTCTTGCCGTTCTTCCAACCGAGCTAGCTATTCCACCACCATAATGTCAGAGCTTTCTGATCTTTCTGCTGCCATTGTTGGGGGACCTGAGCtaagttcatatatgatttctgaGGAAACAAGTTCATATGCGATCAAGATAGATGGATACTCAAGTATCAAGGGGCGAGTAAAGTATGGCGACTTCGTGAAATCTGTCCCTTTCACTGTTGGAGGTTATAACTGGGTTGTGTGGTATTTCCCAAACGGTAGCTACCTCACAGAAGAACACGAAGATTACATTGCTGTTTTTCTAGTTCTTGATTCAACCATGGCCAAGGATGTGAAGGTGAAATTTAGAATTAGTCTTCTGGACAAGGATGGAGAGCCAGTGGAGTCACCAAGCCGCACGGACGAATATATCTTCCCTAGCAAAGATTCGAATTGGGGCTTCAGTGATTTTTTAAAGAAGGTTGATCTGGAGACTTCAGTTCATCTAAGAGGCGATAGTTTCAGCATCAACTGCGATATTACCGTGGTAAAGCATATCAACACGTTTGTTGTTGTTCCTCCAAGCAACCTGCAACAGCACCTCGGCGACCTCCTACAGAGCATGGATGGAGCAGACGTGACCTTTCATGTCGGCGGCAAGAGTTTCTCGGCTCATCGCTCTGTGCTCGCCGCTAGGTCACCCGTCTTCAAGGCGGCGCTCTTCGGCACCATGAAAGAGAGGGACGGCAGTCCAGTTGAGATTAGTGATATGGAAAGTGACGTGTTCAGGTCCTTGCTCCACTTCATATACACCGACTCGCTGCCTGTTTCTGAGATGACTCAAGAAGGTGATGCACAAATAGATGGGGTAATGGCTCGCCATCTACTTGTCGCAGCAGACAGGTACAACATCGAGAGGCTAAAGCTGATATGTGAGAAGAGGATGTGCGACCTCATCGACTTAGACACCGTCGCGAGCAGTTTAGCTCTAGCTGACCAGCATAGCTTCCATGGAATCAAGGAAGCGTGTTTCGAGTTCCTCGCTTCTCCTTCCAATTTGAAGGCCATGATGGCAAGTGATGGCTACGAGCATCTGAAAAGTAGCTGCCCATCTGTTCTCAAGGAGCTGGTTGCTAGCTTCCTGCCTGCTGAGCTGAAAGCGGCCAAAGATATTATCATGACAATTTAGTAGCCTGGCTAATGATCTTGGTTATTTTTCAAATCCAACTTAGTATCTTGTAGTACTATATTTTTACTTATCTCTATGCATATATTGCATGTATGATCATCTTACCTAAACCAATCTAGTATTCTAAATATttatgttttgtttttttttcaaaaatggaGATGAGACCCCGGCGTCTGCATTGAAAAGATGCATACGACCTTCTTTATTAATTTATTTAACAAAACTATGATTTTCTATCTATGTATTGTTGCATGCATGTCAGTATGTCACAAAACTATCTACGTCAATTTTAGAATCGGTATGGCATCTCGACCTCAGGCATGATGAATGTCGAACTAGAATCACTGAGCTAGATGCATAATGAGTGTCGAACTAGCTTTACTGTGGCATTGCCAAGTTTTTTATGGACTGGGATACTCATCTACATGTGCTTAACAAATATGACAGCTCAGTGATTCCAAGCATACAGTTAAGCTTTCAATATTTGTTGCACAAAGCAAAAGTTTGAGTATGTTTGTCATTCTAGTTTCCAGGGACATGTATATAGCTTTGCACTTGCAGTACTGAATTTCTATTTGCCTTGGCTACTCATTGTTGACATTCTCATCCTGAAAGGTACGACGTCCAGACTCGTTCAACCGTCGGTAATAAAATGCGTGCAATAGTTGCCAAAGAAAAATTTCTACTTACACTGTGTGATGGTGAGCGTAGCCCTGCCCATGCTTCGTGCCAGACCTGATAAACTCCGACTCTCAAAACCAAGTCCCAAGTCCGACCCGACCGAGCCGGGCGGAAAATTCGATTTCCTAGGCCCAAGCCCAACTTGAAGAGGCAAAAAAGGTAGTTTTAGGTTGGGCTTCCGCACAAACATGTTTGTATATGAAGCCCGAGTCTAGCTCAAGCAACATGTCCAACTAATTTTTTGGGCCCAATCTTAACCTGGCCTAGCCCGGCTACTAGTGGCTAGGGCTAGCCGTGGCGATTGTATGTAGCTGAGAGGGCATGAGGTGGGACGAGAGGGAAGAGTTGGCATGCGTTGTTAACATGAGGGGGTTGCCATGTCGTTTTGTTCCTACAAAGAGAGGAAGAGAGTGTGATTATCGACGAACAATTTCAATGGAATCAAATTTATCTGTACACTATTGGATAAATGTAAATGGAAGGTCGAGATGGTTTAGACCCGCCAAAAGTTGAGCAGAATAGCTTCAATGGAATC from Lolium rigidum isolate FL_2022 chromosome 4, APGP_CSIRO_Lrig_0.1, whole genome shotgun sequence encodes the following:
- the LOC124647131 gene encoding BTB/POZ and MATH domain-containing protein 1-like, giving the protein MSELSDLSAAIVGGPELSSYMISEETSSYAIKIDGYSSIKGRVKYGDFVKSVPFTVGGYNWVVWYFPNGSYLTEEHEDYIAVFLVLDSTMAKDVKVKFRISLLDKDGEPVESPSRTDEYIFPSKDSNWGFSDFLKKVDLETSVHLRGDSFSINCDITVVKHINTFVVVPPSNLQQHLGDLLQSMDGADVTFHVGGKSFSAHRSVLAARSPVFKAALFGTMKERDGSPVEISDMESDVFRSLLHFIYTDSLPVSEMTQEGDAQIDGVMARHLLVAADRYNIERLKLICEKRMCDLIDLDTVASSLALADQHSFHGIKEACFEFLASPSNLKAMMASDGYEHLKSSCPSVLKELVASFLPAELKAAKDIIMTI